The sequence below is a genomic window from Rhinopithecus roxellana isolate Shanxi Qingling chromosome 19, ASM756505v1, whole genome shotgun sequence.
CACAGACTCTACTCTATAACATCCTTGTTTCTATGTGAAAATGCTCACAATTCTGGTCTGGGGACTCGAAAATGTATTTCCATCAACGTAGCTCAGAAATAGAGGGAGGATTCACTCACACAGCTCCTGCAGCAGGAACAGAGTCCTCCGGGATCTAGttcaggaaggaagggaaatggagaagaaaggaaggttCCAGGAGTCCACAGTGGCAGGGGGTCTCGGGTACCCGCTAGCAGCAGTgatgagggagaggagaagagggcCATCCTGGTTAAGTTAGGGACCAGGCAGCGTAAAAACAAGTCTCCCGTCTCAATTCGACATGGGGAGAAAGCACACACCTTTAGAGGGCAGCTAAATCCAAAGAATCTCCCAATGTTTTGAGTCATCTTTtccttcttggctcactgcactcacTTGGGTAATAGCTGCTCTCTTCTTTGTGTTACAGCCTGGTGTCCTCAGGGGGCATGAAACCTCTTATGACGAAGGGAGTCCTTAGGCCACATACATGCCGTAATTCTCAAAGTCAAGCCTTTTGAGCACTGCCAGCTCACACTCTAGAAGGGAAGCCATTTTTAATCCTGGCtgactttaatccattttgactcCATGCTGATGTTTGAAGTAAGCCAGGAGCTGGTGGTATGTGCCCAAATGGCTGAAGGCCTGACTCCCAGGTGTGCCCTCCAGGATCTGACCTCCACCCTGGACTCTGTGGCGATGAAGAGCCTGACAGTGCCCATGTGGCATTCAGGTGTGtaccctctctttctctgcctggcgAAACCACATGTGGCTTCTAATATGGCTTCATCAGTATCAGGAGATGCTGGTGTGATACTAGCTCCCCGCCCTGTGTGGCACTAGCCTCACGCCCCTGATCATAGACCTGTGGCTAATTTTCAGATGGAGCAATACTGCTACTGTTTGTTCTGCAGGCTTAAACTGAATTACCCTGAGAAAGGATCTATGTGAAATGTCTATTTTCATGAAATGAACACTAAGCATCAGTCAGGAAGGAAACCCCCAGTGATgtcaaggaggaagaaaaagctcTATTTTGAGGGTCTACGGATCTGTTTTTCCTGCTCTCCTCCACTCTCTGCTAAGTATTTGCAAGCAAAGGTGTaatagaaaaaagagggaagggcAGAGGGAGGTGCTTCTCGGAGCCTTTCTAGAATCACAGGATCCAGGCTGACCTTCGCTGTCACCTACCGTGGCCATTAGGGACTGCAGCTGGATCTCCAGGGTCTGCAGGGTGCGCCTCATCTCGGTGAGCTGGCTCCGGGCGGAGGTGGTTGCGCCTGCGTCGTGGGAGATCTGCTGCTGCAGCGAGGCGCTCTGCAGGGCCGGGCAAAAGGGTCACACGGAGTCCCCACCCGCCCGAGAGGTGTGGGCTGGGGGACGGGGCCCACCTCACCTTCTCGTTGAACCAGGCCTCCGCGTCCTTGCGATTCTGCTCTGCAAGGGCTTCGTACTCTGCTCGCATGTTGTTCAACAAAACCGTGAGGTCTACCCCGGGGGCCGCGTTCATCTCCACGTTCACGTTGCCCCCAGCGGCGCACTGCAAGGCCTTCATCTCCTGGAGGGAAGCAAGAGTGTGGCTTTAGGGGCATTGCAGGTTCACATTCTGTCTGAGAAGTTTTCAAACGTGTTACTTTATGTCTCAAAGTTTGTGGTCAGGTGTATAATTTATGGCACacaattttttaattgacatattcCGTCCATATTCATGCCAATCATCTATTTAATTAGTGAgctgttggctgggcgcggtggttcactcctgtaatcccagcactttgggaggctgaggccggcggatcacttgaagtcaagagtccagaccagcctggctaacatggcgaaaacccttctctactacaaatacaaaaattagccaggcgtgatggtgcgcgcctgtagtcccagctactccagaggctgaggcagcagaatggcttgaacctggcaggtggaggttacagtgagccgagattgcgccgctgcactccagcctggcgacagagtgtgactctgtctcaaaacaaaagaaaacaaacaacaaaaaaaattagggacCTGTTGATTaaaatcaccaccatcaccaaaaGCAGTCATAGCACCCCAAGAGAAGTTAGTTATTCTTTTAAACGAGAAAGGGATTTAAAGACCAGAGAGTTACTCAACATATGGTTACTGACTAAATGTCAGGTTGATGGGAATAGAACAGTGGAAAAAATCCTGAAATCCTGGCCGTCATAGGCATTCATCCTAGGGATGACAGCTGTCATCTATTGAATgattactatatgccaggcactgttctgagcatGTGACATGTATCAACTCATTGAAGCCTTTTAACATCCCCTCGTAGTAGGTAGTATTCTTAGACTAATCTGTCTATATCTGTTGGCAAAGTTTAACAATTAACTTGAATTACTATTGCGATTTTTAACCCCCAACCCCTGCTCAGTTTAAAATGTACAGAATTGTGATTGGACTACAGGTAAAACTTCTCCTACCTCTTCATGGTTCTTCTTGAGATATGTCATCTCCTCACTCAGAGACTCATATTGCAGCTCCTGGTCAGTCCTGCAGAGTGTCAGCTCATCCAGGACTCGCCGTAATCCGTTGATGTCAGCCTCTACGTTTTGGTGAAGGGTGAGCTCATTTTCATACCTTGGGGGGCATTTAAATGAATTTCAGTGCCAGTAAGACTAcctcaagaaacagaaatattcaaTCCCAATTGCTTTAAACTGAAAATTAGAAATTGAGTTAGGACTctaaatagtataaaaatatatgaagaaaacccTCCTCTATTACCCCCACCCACTTCTGTACTGGATAATTGGCTGTTATTTCATCACACAAATTCCAATAGCATAACctagttaaataaaaatacaccattttggaattttattttagttaatgtTTTTCCTTAGTTGACTAATGATTTACTGAGCATCGACTTTGTGCTTGACAGTATTCTAGGCAGGCAGAGAAATATATTGATATTTTGTTCCAGGAATATAATAACTATGTATAAGTTGATTGTAACATTATAATACAaatcctttgctttcttttatcttttagttGATAGTTCATTCTACTTGGGAtgaaactgaaattttatttaacgaattaaataaatagaaacctTTTTCTAGAGCAGGATTTTTTCTGTCACTTACTTTAGCCTGAAATCGTCAGCAGCCAGTCTGGCATTATCAATCTGCAGAATGACATTAGCATTAGTAGTAGTGGAGGAGATAATCTAGAATAAACCAAAACAGAGAACACAACAAGTAAGTATGCTTTTATGTAATTCATTATTTCAGGAAATGAAAAAGGCACTCAAGGTTTTGCATAAAAATCTCACCTCCTTATGTAATAATCAAAATGTTtcaaatgtaacttttaaaaattaaagacatggTTTTATTTATTCTCCTGTATTCACCTAACTTTAGAACTACAATACTTTTTTATCCGTATGTCTATGAATGTACTTCAACATAAACAATGGAACTAATAACATTTTAACTACATTAAAACTCATGAATCAAAGGGCCCATTTTTGAATAACAGGAagaattgtttaaataaataaatacaagttacAGATAACAGTCACAAAACATTTCTTATTGTATATCTTTTGCTAAGTATTTCTTAGTTTTAAATACTTGGGATAGTTCCAAATCTGTGATTTCTCACCTTATTCTTAAGATCCTCAATTGTTAGGTGATATCTGCTATAGTCATGATCAAGTCCACGGCAAGATCCGGGTCCGTATTTTTCATACCAACCCTTGATTTTTCTCTCTAATTCAGCATTTGCCTCCTCCAGAGCTCGCACGTTATCCAGGTAGGATGCCAAGCGGTCATTAAGATTTTGCATGGTCACCTTCTCATTTCCAGAGAGGAGTCCCCCTTCGCTTCCAGCAAAGCCAACACAAGCAACATTTCCAAGGGCACCACCAGCGTGGCTCCCACCAGGAACGCTGCCCAAGCCCCCTCCCAAGGCACAGGAAAATTCACTTCCAGCAACAGAGCTGCCACATGCACTGCTGCCTGCAAAGCCTGCACCTCCATTGGGTGGTCTGACAGATCCAGCTCCAGACCTTAAGCAAACATGCCTGGATCCATTAGAAAATCGGAGAGACATGgtgttttgagaaatgttcaCCTTGTCTGTGTGAAACTGTAACGTCGCGGGAGAACAAAATATCATGCACTG
It includes:
- the KRT28 gene encoding keratin, type I cytoskeletal 28 isoform X1; this translates as MIFCSPATLQFHTDKVNISQNTMSLRFSNGSRHVCLRSGAGSVRPPNGGAGFAGSSACGSSVAGSEFSCALGGGLGSVPGGSHAGGALGNVACVGFAGSEGGLLSGNEKVTMQNLNDRLASYLDNVRALEEANAELERKIKGWYEKYGPGSCRGLDHDYSRYHLTIEDLKNKIISSTTTNANVILQIDNARLAADDFRLKYENELTLHQNVEADINGLRRVLDELTLCRTDQELQYESLSEEMTYLKKNHEEEMKALQCAAGGNVNVEMNAAPGVDLTVLLNNMRAEYEALAEQNRKDAEAWFNEKSASLQQQISHDAGATTSARSQLTEMRRTLQTLEIQLQSLMATKHSLECSLTETESNYCAQLAQIQAQIGALEEQLHQVRTETEGQKLEYEHLLDVKVHLEKEIETYCRLIDGDGNSCSKSKGFGSGSSGNSSKDLSKTTLVKTVVEEIDQRGKVLSSRIHSIEEKTSKMTNGKTEQRVPF
- the KRT28 gene encoding keratin, type I cytoskeletal 28 isoform X2, whose amino-acid sequence is MSLRFSNGSRHVCLRSGAGSVRPPNGGAGFAGSSACGSSVAGSEFSCALGGGLGSVPGGSHAGGALGNVACVGFAGSEGGLLSGNEKVTMQNLNDRLASYLDNVRALEEANAELERKIKGWYEKYGPGSCRGLDHDYSRYHLTIEDLKNKIDNARLAADDFRLKYENELTLHQNVEADINGLRRVLDELTLCRTDQELQYESLSEEMTYLKKNHEEEMKALQCAAGGNVNVEMNAAPGVDLTVLLNNMRAEYEALAEQNRKDAEAWFNEKSASLQQQISHDAGATTSARSQLTEMRRTLQTLEIQLQSLMATKHSLECSLTETESNYCAQLAQIQAQIGALEEQLHQVRTETEGQKLEYEHLLDVKVHLEKEIETYCRLIDGDGNSCSKSKGFGSGSSGNSSKDLSKTTLVKTVVEEIDQRGKVLSSRIHSIEEKTSKMTNGKTEQRVPF